In the SAR324 cluster bacterium genome, ACGCCTCTGTATTCCAGATGGTATGGGGATTGCTTTTCTTGTTGCTACGCTCACAAATCAGTCAATTTTTACTTGAAAGGTATTTATGGATAGCGGTCTGTTTTCACTGGTTTCCTCAACCAATGTGCTTCAGAAAAAGCTGGATAATATTTCAAACAACCTGGCCAACGTGAATACCTCCGGCTACAAGGAGGACAGGCTGTCGTTCAGGGAAGTGTTGTCCAAGGCCACGGCGGTTGCTCCGGAGTCGGATGAAGAATCGTTTTTGACGCATGAATACATCGATATGTATCAGGGACTGGATAAATCTGCCGTCATGGTTGATTCTGTGGGAAAGAACTTTTCACCGGGAACCATGAATTATACAGGAAATACCCTGGATGTCGCCGTTGAAAATGAGGGTTTTTTTACCATCGACACACCTCAGGGTGAACGTTATACCCGCTCAGGGGAGTTCACAATGGATCAGGAGGGCAGGATGGTCACTCATGACGGTTATGCGGTTCTGGGACAGAAAGGCCCCATTCAGGTCAAAGGCAAAGAAATTGTGATTGATCAGGATGGCGGGGTCAATGTGGATGGCAAAGCGGTGGATACTCTGAAAGTGGTACGTTTTCGGGATTCCCAGGGACTTCAAAAACTGGGACGATCCTTTTATGCTCCTGTCACACGAGACAATGTGCCCATCATCAGCAAGGATTCAAGAATTCGTCAGGGGGTGATTGAAGGCTCCAATGTGAATACCGTTAAGGAAATGACCAATATGATTCAGGCCAATCGTGCGTATGAAAGTGCGGTGAAGGCTATGAAAAGCATTGATAGTATGAATGAAAAAGCGATTTCTATCGCTCAAGTGTAACGTTGAATGAATGAAAGAGGTGTCTTATGATGCGTTCGTTGTTTACATCAGCAACAGGGATGGGGGCTCAGCAACGGCAGATTGATACAATCGCCAACAACCTGGCCAACGTGAATACCACAGGCTTTAAAAAAAGCCGCAATCATTTTCAGGACCTGCTGTATCATAATGAAAAAACAGCGGGAGTGGCGTCTTCTTTGTCCACACAGGTTCCGGTTGGAATTCATGTGGGGCATGGGGTCAAGCATGTTACCACTGAAAAAATCCACAATCAGGGCAACATGCAGAATACAGGCAATGACCTTGATATGAGTATTGATGGTCCGGGCTTTTTTCAGATTCTTCAACCCAATGGCGCCTTGGCTTACACACGTGCCGGGCATTTCAACATTGATGGGCAGGGTCGGATGGTGACGGATGACGGGATGCTGCTTGATCCTGAAATCAACATTCCTCCTGAAACCAGAAAAGTCCAGATCGGGTTTGATGGCACGGTCTCTGTTTTTTTAAGAGATGAAACACAACCGGAATCTGTTGGAACCATCCAGCTTGCACGGTTTGCGAATCCGGCAGGATTGACCCCTATGGGGAAAAATCTTTATCTTCCCTCTCCCGCCGCCGGCAATCCAATGGTCGATTCTCCAGCATCCAACGGAATGGGGAGCATGAATCAGGGGTTTCTGGAAGGAGCCAATGTGTCAGTGGTGGAAGAAATGGTGAACATGATTACCGCACAGCGGGCGTATGAAGTGAATTCGAAGGCGATCCAGACCTCGGATGCTATGCTCCAGACAGCTAACAGTCTGGTCAGGTAAGCTTGATGCAATCTTTTAAAAATAAGGTTCCGATGAAAACTCTGTTTTCTCTGAGCGCAGTGGTATTGGTGGCTGTGTTATTGTCAGGTCTCAGTTCTGTGTATGCGGCTCCAATCCAGGAAAAACGGGCAGGTTATCAGAAACGACAGGAAAAACGCAGTCAGGAAGTGGCTCCGGAAAGTCAGATCCGTATTCTGCTTCCTGAAAGCACAGTTGTTGATGGCGAAACTTACAAATTATCGGAAGTCTCACAAATTCAGGGTGAAGATTTTGATCTGATTGAAAAACTCAATGAAGTTGAAATCGGCAGA is a window encoding:
- the flgF gene encoding flagellar basal-body rod protein FlgF, coding for MDSGLFSLVSSTNVLQKKLDNISNNLANVNTSGYKEDRLSFREVLSKATAVAPESDEESFLTHEYIDMYQGLDKSAVMVDSVGKNFSPGTMNYTGNTLDVAVENEGFFTIDTPQGERYTRSGEFTMDQEGRMVTHDGYAVLGQKGPIQVKGKEIVIDQDGGVNVDGKAVDTLKVVRFRDSQGLQKLGRSFYAPVTRDNVPIISKDSRIRQGVIEGSNVNTVKEMTNMIQANRAYESAVKAMKSIDSMNEKAISIAQV
- the flgG gene encoding flagellar basal-body rod protein FlgG, which gives rise to MMRSLFTSATGMGAQQRQIDTIANNLANVNTTGFKKSRNHFQDLLYHNEKTAGVASSLSTQVPVGIHVGHGVKHVTTEKIHNQGNMQNTGNDLDMSIDGPGFFQILQPNGALAYTRAGHFNIDGQGRMVTDDGMLLDPEINIPPETRKVQIGFDGTVSVFLRDETQPESVGTIQLARFANPAGLTPMGKNLYLPSPAAGNPMVDSPASNGMGSMNQGFLEGANVSVVEEMVNMITAQRAYEVNSKAIQTSDAMLQTANSLVR